In a genomic window of Candidatus Manganitrophaceae bacterium:
- a CDS encoding DUF503 domain-containing protein — MVVGVCTIELYIPQNGSLKGKRHVLQSIKTKVKNRFNVAIAEVGEQDLWQKAILGVTTVANDRSFVNEVMDKVVGFVASHPEVQIVHHQLEFI, encoded by the coding sequence ATGGTCGTCGGCGTCTGCACCATCGAATTGTATATTCCGCAGAACGGCTCGCTGAAGGGGAAGCGACATGTTTTGCAGAGCATCAAGACCAAGGTGAAGAATCGATTTAACGTCGCCATCGCGGAGGTCGGCGAGCAGGATCTCTGGCAGAAGGCGATCCTCGGGGTGACGACCGTTGCGAACGACCGAAGCTTCGTGAATGAAGTAATGGACAAAGTCGTCGGGTTTGTGGCAAGCCATCCCGAAGTCCAGATCGTCCATCATCAACTTGAATTTATTTAG
- the infB gene encoding translation initiation factor IF-2: protein MRVFELAKKIGIPTKEMMALLKRLGIKASNHMAALEESDIQTVMKGMDKSGTVKVASKGTKSAKVAAPPPAPVAEKKSRVLIKKRPTPEELAAMAAPLVTEEIPVDGIGKELPSGPVNEQAPAAAALTAPEAAVPSVSTEEVKSAPPLSPIAEPLAAAAEVAKVISPDGAKKEETADKKGDKDKKKGKIEPRTEVKKDAAAKFKDKAKRPKQRERWDPQVVVEEVETVAEVPVEARKWQDFKPIHRKEDRKGVRRGLAVTAEITKPRRKVVKLYEGMTVKEFSELIGQKVPSIIAKLMVMGKMATINQPISLDEASLISEEFGVKAEMVSEKTEEEILNQPASEDPDTLLPRPPVITIMGHVDHGKTSLLDAIRQTKVTEGEAGGITQHIGAYTVTVGEKRVTFLDTPGHEAFTAMRARGAKVTDIVVLVVAADDGVMPQTVEAINHAKAAGVPIIVAVNKIDKPEANAERVKTALSEYELIPEAWGGKTIFAEVSAKKKIGLEGLLEMILLQAEVLELKANPNRPMAGTIVEAKLDRGRGPVATVLVQQGTLRVGDAFVTGTHFGKVRALINDKGQKVDEAGPSMPVEVIGLDGVPLAGDTFVVVTDDRVAKDVAHSRSQRQRLVELSQSHRVTLDDLYQEIQQGIVKELNIIVKADVQGSTEAIKESLEKLSSPLVKLRVIHRGVGGITESDVLLASASNAIVIGFNVRPEAKGQELAEREKVDIRLYTIIYDAIADVKAAMEGLLEPTLKERTLGRVDVRQVFQIPKQGFIAGGYVSSGTVSRSSAGARVLRDGVVVYEGKVGSLRRFKDDVKEVQTGYECGIGVENFNDLKVGDVIEVYTYDKIAGKL, encoded by the coding sequence ATGAGAGTGTTTGAGCTTGCGAAGAAAATCGGAATTCCGACCAAGGAGATGATGGCGCTCCTCAAGCGACTCGGCATCAAGGCGAGCAATCATATGGCCGCCTTGGAGGAGAGCGACATCCAGACGGTCATGAAGGGAATGGATAAGTCGGGGACTGTGAAGGTCGCCTCGAAGGGGACGAAGTCCGCCAAAGTGGCGGCCCCTCCTCCCGCTCCGGTCGCGGAGAAAAAATCGCGCGTCTTAATTAAAAAGAGGCCGACCCCAGAAGAGCTGGCGGCGATGGCCGCCCCGTTGGTGACGGAGGAGATACCGGTCGACGGCATCGGGAAAGAGCTCCCGTCCGGCCCCGTGAATGAGCAGGCGCCCGCCGCGGCGGCATTGACCGCGCCCGAGGCCGCGGTCCCTTCCGTTTCGACCGAAGAGGTAAAGAGTGCGCCTCCTCTTTCTCCGATCGCAGAGCCGCTTGCGGCCGCAGCGGAGGTCGCCAAGGTCATCTCTCCGGATGGCGCGAAGAAAGAGGAGACGGCCGACAAGAAAGGCGACAAAGACAAGAAGAAGGGAAAGATCGAGCCGCGCACCGAGGTGAAGAAAGACGCCGCCGCTAAGTTCAAAGACAAGGCGAAGCGTCCGAAGCAGCGGGAGCGCTGGGATCCGCAGGTGGTCGTGGAGGAGGTCGAGACGGTCGCCGAGGTTCCGGTGGAGGCGAGAAAATGGCAGGACTTCAAGCCGATTCATCGGAAAGAAGATCGGAAGGGGGTCCGCAGAGGCCTTGCCGTCACCGCCGAAATTACCAAGCCCCGAAGAAAAGTGGTCAAGCTCTATGAAGGGATGACCGTGAAGGAGTTCTCGGAGCTGATCGGCCAGAAGGTCCCGAGCATCATCGCAAAGCTGATGGTGATGGGAAAAATGGCGACGATCAACCAGCCGATCTCGCTGGATGAGGCCTCTCTCATTTCGGAGGAATTCGGCGTGAAGGCGGAAATGGTCTCCGAGAAAACGGAAGAGGAGATCCTTAACCAGCCGGCCTCGGAAGATCCGGATACGTTGTTGCCGCGGCCGCCGGTGATTACCATTATGGGCCATGTCGACCACGGAAAGACGTCGCTGCTCGATGCGATTCGACAGACGAAGGTCACGGAAGGGGAGGCGGGCGGCATCACGCAGCATATCGGCGCCTACACCGTCACCGTCGGAGAAAAGCGGGTCACTTTCCTCGACACGCCGGGCCATGAGGCGTTTACCGCCATGCGGGCGCGCGGGGCCAAAGTCACCGACATTGTCGTCCTGGTCGTCGCCGCCGATGATGGGGTGATGCCGCAAACGGTCGAAGCGATCAACCATGCGAAGGCGGCCGGGGTGCCGATCATCGTCGCCGTGAACAAAATCGACAAGCCGGAGGCGAATGCGGAGCGGGTCAAAACGGCCCTCTCCGAGTATGAGCTGATTCCGGAAGCGTGGGGGGGCAAAACGATCTTCGCCGAGGTCTCCGCGAAGAAGAAGATCGGTCTGGAAGGGCTCCTTGAAATGATCCTCCTGCAGGCCGAAGTGCTCGAGTTAAAGGCGAATCCGAACCGGCCGATGGCCGGGACGATCGTCGAAGCAAAGCTCGACCGCGGCCGCGGTCCGGTCGCGACCGTCTTGGTCCAGCAAGGAACGCTGCGGGTGGGGGATGCCTTCGTGACCGGGACCCATTTTGGAAAGGTCCGCGCCCTCATCAACGACAAGGGACAGAAGGTCGACGAGGCCGGTCCGTCGATGCCGGTCGAGGTCATCGGACTCGATGGGGTGCCACTCGCAGGAGATACCTTCGTTGTGGTCACCGACGATCGCGTCGCCAAGGATGTCGCCCACAGCCGCTCGCAGCGGCAGCGGCTGGTCGAATTGTCTCAATCGCACCGGGTCACCCTCGATGATCTCTATCAGGAGATCCAGCAGGGAATCGTGAAGGAGCTGAACATCATCGTGAAGGCCGACGTTCAAGGCTCCACCGAGGCGATTAAAGAGTCGCTCGAAAAACTGAGCTCTCCTTTGGTCAAGCTTCGGGTGATTCACCGCGGGGTCGGCGGGATCACCGAGTCGGATGTGCTCCTCGCCTCCGCCTCGAACGCCATCGTCATCGGCTTCAACGTCCGGCCGGAGGCGAAGGGGCAAGAGCTGGCGGAGCGGGAGAAGGTCGACATCCGGCTCTACACGATCATTTACGACGCCATTGCCGACGTGAAGGCGGCGATGGAGGGTCTGCTCGAGCCGACGCTCAAGGAGCGGACGCTCGGACGGGTCGATGTCCGGCAGGTCTTTCAAATTCCGAAACAGGGGTTCATCGCCGGGGGCTATGTCAGCAGCGGGACGGTCTCCCGAAGCAGCGCCGGCGCCCGGGTCCTTCGAGACGGCGTGGTCGTTTACGAGGGGAAGGTCGGCTCATTGCGGCGCTTCAAAGATGACGTGAAGGAGGTCCAGACCGGCTACGAGTGCGGGATCGGGGTTGAGAACTTCAACGACCTCAAGGTCGGCGACGTGATCGAAGTCTACACGTACGACAAGATTGCGGGAAAGTTATAG
- a CDS encoding insulinase family protein gives MVRKLVLDNGIRIVAEKMSSVKSVSIGLWVNVGSRDEETHEHGISHFLEHMFFKGTENRSAKEIAREIDAIGGELNAFTSRETTTFYAKVLDDHLSKAVDILSDNFHSSTFDPREIDKEKQVVVEEIKMVEDDPEDLVHDLYTKDVWKGNPLGRPILGTIETITGMTRKKILRFLKRTYDPKQIVISVAGHFDLDPLMKILEKSFGGYRAEEVDLHPRIAPQITPHFQVKKRNLEQVHLCIGTQGLPHRHPDRYALYVLNTILGGSVSSRLFQEVRERRGMAYSIYSYPSSYQDGGLFTIYAGTGPQNAPKVISLILKEFKKLKEKGVEAGELDQAKNHIKGSLMLSMESTSSRMSKLAKDELYFGRHFSLEEVVREINKVSLEQVQGLAKSLFDSKYLSLTALGKIDPNLLPQELSL, from the coding sequence ATGGTTCGGAAATTGGTTTTGGACAACGGAATACGGATTGTCGCGGAGAAGATGTCGTCGGTGAAGTCGGTCTCGATCGGCCTGTGGGTCAATGTCGGCTCCCGCGACGAAGAGACCCACGAGCACGGCATCTCTCACTTCCTGGAGCATATGTTCTTCAAGGGGACCGAGAATCGGTCGGCCAAGGAGATCGCCCGGGAGATCGATGCGATCGGGGGGGAGCTCAACGCTTTCACCTCCCGTGAGACAACCACTTTTTATGCCAAAGTCTTGGACGATCACCTCTCCAAAGCGGTCGATATCCTCTCCGATAATTTTCACTCCTCCACTTTCGATCCGCGCGAGATCGACAAAGAGAAGCAGGTCGTGGTCGAAGAGATCAAAATGGTCGAAGACGATCCGGAAGACCTCGTCCACGATCTCTATACCAAGGATGTATGGAAAGGCAACCCGCTCGGGCGGCCGATCCTCGGGACGATTGAAACGATCACCGGGATGACGCGGAAGAAGATCCTTCGCTTTCTCAAGCGGACCTACGATCCGAAACAGATCGTCATCTCGGTCGCCGGCCACTTTGACCTCGACCCGCTGATGAAGATATTGGAGAAATCGTTCGGAGGATATCGCGCCGAGGAGGTCGATCTGCATCCGCGGATTGCCCCGCAGATCACCCCCCATTTTCAGGTCAAAAAGCGGAATTTAGAACAGGTGCATCTCTGTATCGGGACCCAAGGGCTGCCGCACCGTCATCCCGACCGATATGCCCTCTATGTTTTAAACACCATCCTCGGAGGGAGCGTCAGCTCGCGGCTCTTCCAAGAGGTGCGTGAGCGCCGGGGCATGGCCTACTCCATCTACTCGTATCCTTCCTCTTACCAAGACGGCGGCCTCTTCACCATTTACGCCGGAACCGGCCCGCAGAACGCGCCGAAAGTGATCTCCTTGATCTTGAAGGAGTTCAAGAAGCTGAAAGAGAAGGGGGTCGAGGCGGGCGAGCTGGACCAGGCGAAGAACCATATTAAGGGTAGCCTCATGCTCAGCATGGAGAGCACCAGCAGCCGGATGAGCAAGCTGGCGAAAGACGAGCTTTATTTCGGACGGCATTTCTCGCTCGAAGAGGTGGTCCGCGAGATTAACAAGGTGTCGTTAGAGCAGGTACAGGGGTTGGCGAAGAGCCTCTTTGATTCGAAATATCTCTCTTTGACGGCGCTCGGGAAAATCGACCCCAATCTTCTGCCGCAGGAGTTGAGCCTGTAG
- the rpsO gene encoding 30S ribosomal protein S15 has product MLVKEKKQEVIQSNATHQNDTGSPEVQIALLTNRITYLTEHFQTHKKDHHSRRGLINMVSRRRKLLDYLKRNDLARYKAIVAKLGLRK; this is encoded by the coding sequence GTGTTGGTGAAAGAGAAGAAGCAGGAAGTCATCCAGAGCAACGCAACCCATCAGAACGATACCGGCTCTCCGGAGGTTCAGATTGCCCTCTTGACGAACCGGATTACCTATCTTACGGAGCACTTTCAGACACACAAGAAAGATCACCACTCCCGCAGGGGCCTGATCAATATGGTCAGCCGCCGCCGGAAGCTTCTCGATTATTTGAAACGAAATGACCTCGCCCGATATAAGGCGATTGTCGCCAAATTGGGTTTGAGAAAGTAA
- the pnp gene encoding polyribonucleotide nucleotidyltransferase encodes MVHRVEAEIAGKKLILETGRMARQADGAVLVQYGDSMVLATAVAAKEPKDVDFLPLTVDYQERAYAAGRIPGGFFRREGKPSEKEVLTSRLIDRPMRPLFPDHWHYETQLITSVLSSDLSASTEILGMVGASAAVTISDIPFNGPIGAIRIGRIDGKFVAMPSLEEIEKSDMNIVLAGTAEAVMMIESEIKELSEEVVLEAVAFGHQALQTMIQLQKELQAKVGKQKRAPAAVERDVAFEKQLREGWMGPIQQAVLVPNKAERQERLDQILQEKLAALNTGEEDRTSEVKSLFHDLEREAVREMILTKGVRADGRGPSDIRPITCEVGLLPRTHGSALFTRGETQSLAVVTLGTSEDEQRIDSLDGESKKTFMLHYNFPPFSVGEARPMRGPGRREIGHGALAERALKPIIPSRESFPYTVRIVSDILESNGSSSMASVCAGTLALMDAGVPIVRPVAGIAMGLIKEGDRVQVLSDILGLEDHLGDMDFKVTGTAQGVTAFQLDIKIGGLTIAIMKRALEQAKQGRLHILDKMLQALSTSRPELSSYAPRIVTVKVKPDKVREVIGPGGKVVRGIIEKTGVKIDIQDDGTIHIASTDEEAAKKAIEMINMIVEEVEVGRVYVGKVTRIMDFGAIVELRRGVDGLVHVSQLAHHRVKNVSDEVKEGDEITVKVLEVDRQGKIRLSRKETLPPPADGQQSRGPRESKESE; translated from the coding sequence ATGGTTCATCGTGTAGAAGCGGAAATCGCAGGAAAGAAATTAATTTTGGAAACGGGCCGGATGGCCCGACAGGCGGACGGGGCGGTCCTCGTCCAATACGGTGACAGCATGGTCCTCGCCACCGCCGTTGCGGCAAAAGAGCCGAAAGATGTCGATTTTCTTCCGCTCACGGTCGATTACCAAGAGCGGGCCTACGCGGCCGGAAGGATTCCGGGCGGGTTTTTCAGACGGGAAGGGAAGCCGAGCGAAAAGGAAGTGTTGACCAGCCGGCTGATCGACCGTCCGATGCGGCCGCTCTTCCCGGACCACTGGCATTACGAGACGCAGCTCATCACTTCGGTTCTCTCGAGCGATCTGAGCGCTTCGACCGAAATTCTCGGGATGGTCGGCGCCTCCGCGGCGGTAACGATCTCGGACATCCCCTTCAACGGGCCGATCGGTGCAATCCGCATCGGTCGAATCGACGGGAAGTTCGTGGCCATGCCGAGCCTGGAGGAGATTGAGAAGAGCGACATGAACATCGTCCTTGCCGGCACCGCAGAGGCCGTCATGATGATTGAGAGCGAGATCAAAGAGCTCTCCGAAGAGGTGGTGCTGGAGGCGGTCGCTTTCGGTCATCAGGCGCTTCAGACGATGATCCAGCTTCAGAAGGAGCTGCAGGCGAAGGTCGGAAAACAAAAACGCGCCCCCGCTGCAGTCGAGCGGGATGTGGCATTTGAAAAGCAGCTCAGAGAGGGGTGGATGGGGCCGATTCAGCAAGCGGTTCTGGTCCCGAACAAAGCCGAGCGGCAAGAGCGGCTCGATCAGATCCTTCAAGAAAAGCTCGCTGCGCTCAATACCGGGGAGGAAGATCGCACCAGCGAGGTCAAATCGCTCTTCCATGATTTGGAACGGGAAGCGGTGCGCGAGATGATTTTGACCAAAGGCGTCCGGGCCGACGGCCGTGGGCCGTCCGATATCCGCCCGATTACCTGCGAGGTCGGCCTCCTTCCCCGCACGCACGGGTCGGCGCTTTTTACCCGCGGTGAAACACAGAGCTTGGCGGTAGTGACCCTCGGAACCTCCGAGGATGAGCAACGGATCGACTCTCTGGATGGCGAGTCGAAGAAGACCTTCATGCTCCATTACAACTTTCCCCCCTTCTCCGTCGGCGAGGCGCGGCCGATGCGCGGCCCCGGACGCCGTGAGATCGGACATGGGGCGCTGGCAGAACGGGCGCTCAAGCCGATTATCCCGAGCCGGGAGAGCTTTCCTTACACCGTCCGGATCGTCTCCGACATTCTCGAGTCGAACGGCTCGTCTTCGATGGCGAGCGTCTGCGCCGGAACGCTGGCGTTGATGGATGCCGGGGTGCCGATCGTCCGCCCGGTCGCCGGAATTGCGATGGGGCTGATCAAAGAAGGAGATCGGGTTCAGGTCCTCTCCGATATCCTCGGCCTGGAAGACCATCTCGGCGATATGGATTTTAAGGTCACCGGGACGGCGCAAGGGGTCACCGCGTTTCAGCTCGACATCAAGATCGGCGGTCTGACCATTGCAATCATGAAGCGGGCGTTGGAGCAGGCCAAACAGGGGCGGCTCCACATTCTCGATAAGATGCTTCAAGCGCTCTCCACCTCGCGTCCGGAGCTCTCCAGCTATGCGCCCCGTATCGTCACGGTCAAGGTCAAGCCCGATAAGGTCAGAGAAGTCATCGGACCGGGTGGAAAGGTGGTCCGCGGGATCATCGAGAAGACCGGTGTGAAGATCGACATCCAGGACGACGGCACGATTCATATCGCTTCGACCGATGAGGAAGCTGCCAAGAAAGCGATCGAGATGATCAATATGATCGTCGAGGAGGTCGAGGTCGGCCGGGTCTATGTCGGAAAGGTCACCCGGATCATGGATTTCGGCGCCATCGTCGAACTCCGCCGGGGGGTCGATGGACTGGTCCATGTCTCCCAACTCGCCCACCATCGGGTCAAGAATGTCTCCGATGAGGTGAAAGAAGGGGACGAGATCACGGTGAAGGTCCTCGAGGTCGACCGACAGGGCAAAATTCGCCTCTCCCGCAAGGAGACCCTTCCCCCTCCGGCGGACGGGCAGCAAAGCCGCGGACCGAGAGAATCGAAAGAGTCTGAATAG
- the rbfA gene encoding 30S ribosome-binding factor RbfA, with the protein MGVSFAVQEFKRTSRIGDQIRMEVADILATKTRDPRIGFVTVTGVEVSDDLQHAKVFVTVQKDQDAKQTFLGLKKATGFVRAELSRRLALRRIPEISFLPDETTDRVSHVLDLLDRIEKIEKDEK; encoded by the coding sequence ATGGGGGTTTCGTTTGCCGTGCAAGAGTTCAAGAGAACGAGCCGGATTGGAGATCAAATCAGAATGGAGGTGGCCGACATCTTGGCGACCAAGACGCGCGATCCGCGAATCGGGTTTGTGACGGTGACCGGCGTCGAGGTCTCGGATGACCTGCAGCATGCGAAGGTTTTTGTCACGGTCCAGAAAGATCAAGATGCCAAGCAGACTTTTCTCGGGCTGAAGAAGGCGACCGGATTTGTTCGGGCGGAGCTGTCGCGGCGGCTGGCGTTGCGCCGGATTCCCGAGATCTCTTTTCTCCCGGATGAGACGACCGACCGGGTCTCTCACGTTCTGGACCTGCTCGATCGGATAGAGAAAATTGAGAAAGATGAGAAATAG
- the truB gene encoding tRNA pseudouridine(55) synthase TruB — protein MMKDGVLNIDKPAGWTSHDVVAKLRGVLRIKKVGHAGTLDPDATGVLLVCFGKGTKVVPFLMEGEKEYEAVLRLGEETDTEDATGTVLRRCEVSAEVLGQVRETLESFVGTYEQIPPMYSAIKVKGVPLYRSARAGKSVERTARPVTIREIRFQKSEGRDISFSVVCSKGTYIRTLCVDIGAKLGVGGHLLRLRRTRSGSFRIGEAVELNRFAALYAEGTWAKSAYTLNDVLAAFPAISVREHYREKILHGAACGAEGILKFDSFQKGESLRLLDPSGTLLAIGRAVASSEEVSGKERLFKIETVLSELSEESAALPALSRPAGGAAKESIESPLY, from the coding sequence ATGATGAAAGATGGTGTCCTGAACATCGATAAGCCGGCCGGCTGGACCTCGCATGACGTGGTCGCGAAGCTTCGCGGCGTGCTGCGGATAAAGAAGGTCGGCCATGCCGGAACGCTCGATCCGGATGCGACCGGTGTGCTCCTGGTCTGTTTCGGAAAGGGGACGAAGGTCGTTCCCTTTCTGATGGAAGGGGAGAAGGAGTACGAAGCGGTTTTGCGGCTGGGGGAGGAGACCGACACGGAAGATGCGACCGGGACGGTCCTTCGGCGCTGCGAGGTGTCGGCCGAGGTGCTCGGACAGGTCCGAGAGACGCTCGAATCGTTTGTCGGGACCTATGAACAGATCCCGCCGATGTATTCCGCGATCAAGGTAAAAGGGGTTCCCCTCTATCGGTCGGCGCGCGCCGGTAAATCGGTCGAGCGGACCGCCCGGCCGGTGACGATCCGGGAGATCCGCTTTCAAAAGAGCGAGGGACGGGATATCTCCTTCAGCGTCGTCTGCTCGAAGGGGACCTATATCCGGACCCTCTGCGTCGACATCGGGGCAAAGCTGGGGGTGGGAGGACATCTTCTCCGGCTTCGCCGGACCCGCTCCGGTTCGTTTCGAATCGGCGAGGCGGTCGAGCTCAACCGTTTTGCGGCGCTTTATGCCGAGGGAACCTGGGCGAAGAGCGCCTATACATTGAATGACGTGCTGGCCGCTTTTCCCGCGATCTCGGTCCGGGAGCACTACCGAGAAAAAATATTGCATGGCGCCGCCTGCGGCGCCGAGGGAATCTTGAAATTCGATTCCTTCCAAAAAGGGGAGTCGCTTCGACTGCTCGATCCGTCGGGGACGCTCTTGGCGATCGGGCGCGCTGTGGCCTCTTCGGAAGAGGTGAGCGGCAAAGAGCGCTTGTTTAAAATAGAAACGGTTCTTTCTGAACTCTCGGAAGAGAGTGCGGCTCTGCCGGCGCTGAGTCGTCCGGCGGGGGGCGCTGCGAAAGAATCGATTGAAAGTCCACTTTATTAA
- the nusA gene encoding transcription termination/antitermination protein NusA has translation MNRELLSVIDQIGREKGIESQKIIKAVESALLTAAKKRYGANENIQVRLDSETGEIEVISLKKIVEEVTNPRAEISLEEAKKVDDTAELGDEIGSLLEMEDFGRIAAQTAKQVIFQRVREAEWESVHREYSVRQGEIISGMILGQERRNYIVELGKTEAILPYQEQVPREAYRRGDRIRAHLLEVKPSAKGPQIVLSRTHPNFVAKLFEMEVPEIAEGVVIIKGVVREPGDRTKIAVFSKDQAVDPVGACVGVRGSRVQAVVRELKGEKIDIVTWSEDPRTFIGEALSPAVIEKVGINEGEKSALVVVSDQQLSLAIGKKGQNVRLAAKLTGWKLDIINQGEYEKERAKEREQEIAAAISHEQKLQQDAQMVAEQRQAAEGKEYTLSDVPGVGENMIEGLKEKGIDTVQKLAEANEDALADLPMIGKKTAGKIIEEARALLKMEKKGEGA, from the coding sequence ATGAATCGCGAGCTCCTCTCTGTTATCGACCAGATTGGAAGAGAGAAGGGAATAGAGAGTCAAAAGATCATCAAGGCGGTTGAGTCGGCCCTTCTGACCGCCGCGAAAAAACGGTACGGCGCCAACGAGAATATTCAGGTTCGGCTCGACTCCGAGACCGGAGAGATCGAAGTGATCTCGCTGAAGAAGATCGTTGAAGAGGTGACCAACCCCCGGGCCGAGATCTCTCTCGAAGAGGCGAAGAAGGTCGACGATACGGCGGAGCTGGGAGACGAGATCGGCTCGCTGCTGGAAATGGAAGACTTCGGCCGGATCGCCGCACAGACCGCAAAGCAGGTCATTTTCCAGCGGGTGCGCGAGGCGGAGTGGGAGTCGGTTCATCGTGAGTACTCCGTCCGGCAGGGGGAGATCATCAGCGGAATGATCCTCGGCCAGGAGCGCCGCAATTACATTGTCGAGCTCGGCAAGACCGAAGCGATCCTCCCCTATCAAGAACAGGTGCCGCGGGAAGCGTATCGCCGGGGCGATCGGATTCGCGCCCATCTGCTGGAGGTAAAACCTTCCGCCAAGGGGCCGCAGATCGTCCTCTCCCGCACCCACCCGAACTTCGTCGCCAAGCTCTTTGAGATGGAGGTCCCCGAGATCGCCGAAGGGGTCGTCATTATCAAAGGGGTGGTCCGAGAGCCGGGCGATCGGACCAAGATCGCCGTTTTCTCGAAAGATCAGGCGGTCGATCCGGTCGGCGCCTGCGTCGGCGTCCGCGGCTCCCGCGTTCAGGCGGTCGTGCGCGAGCTCAAAGGGGAGAAGATCGATATCGTCACCTGGAGCGAGGACCCGCGAACCTTTATCGGAGAGGCGCTCAGCCCGGCGGTGATCGAGAAGGTCGGGATCAACGAGGGAGAGAAATCGGCGCTCGTCGTCGTCTCGGATCAGCAGCTGTCGCTCGCGATCGGCAAGAAGGGTCAAAATGTCCGGCTCGCCGCCAAGCTGACCGGCTGGAAGCTCGACATCATCAATCAGGGAGAATATGAGAAAGAGCGGGCCAAAGAGCGCGAGCAAGAGATCGCGGCCGCTATTTCCCATGAGCAGAAATTACAGCAGGATGCCCAGATGGTGGCGGAACAACGTCAGGCGGCCGAGGGGAAGGAGTATACCCTTTCGGATGTGCCGGGCGTCGGCGAGAATATGATTGAAGGATTGAAAGAAAAAGGAATAGACACCGTCCAAAAACTGGCGGAGGCGAACGAAGACGCCCTTGCCGATCTTCCGATGATTGGAAAGAAGACCGCAGGGAAGATCATCGAAGAAGCACGCGCCCTCCTCAAAATGGAAAAGAAGGGGGAGGGGGCATAG
- a CDS encoding bifunctional oligoribonuclease/PAP phosphatase NrnA: protein MSLADVVAVLQQKKSFLITGHVSPEGDVLGSGLALAMALRQMGKTAEVINKDPFPRQLLFLPHKGLFSQRETVTPSSEVLIVVDCGTLERTGYPRPLPAEILVNIDHHVTNPAFGDVNWVVPTATATGEMIYDLLKALGTEITPPIATALYTALATETGSFRYVNTSSKTLRMAAELIESGADLARIAHALYDANTSGQMQLLGEVLTQMEISVDDRLAWIRVTQSQLQRTRTTLEDTEDFVNYPRSIEKVEVAIFFREAGPDQYKISFRSQGKVDVALLAKRLGGGGHTYAAGCTCFGAWEQVKERVLSTAREAIYDVSGAVR, encoded by the coding sequence ATGAGCCTCGCTGACGTCGTCGCCGTTCTTCAACAAAAGAAGTCGTTCTTAATTACGGGACATGTCAGCCCGGAAGGAGATGTCCTCGGCTCCGGCTTGGCGCTGGCGATGGCGCTTCGTCAGATGGGAAAAACGGCGGAGGTCATCAATAAGGACCCTTTCCCCCGCCAGCTCCTCTTTCTTCCCCACAAAGGCCTTTTTTCGCAACGGGAGACCGTCACCCCTTCTTCGGAGGTGCTGATTGTTGTCGACTGCGGCACCTTGGAGCGGACCGGCTATCCGCGGCCGCTGCCGGCGGAAATTCTCGTCAATATCGACCATCATGTGACCAATCCCGCCTTCGGAGATGTGAACTGGGTCGTTCCGACCGCCACGGCGACGGGGGAGATGATTTATGATCTCCTCAAGGCGCTCGGCACCGAGATCACCCCGCCGATTGCGACCGCGCTGTATACCGCGCTGGCGACCGAGACCGGCTCTTTCCGGTATGTCAACACCTCTTCAAAGACCCTTCGGATGGCGGCGGAGCTCATCGAGAGCGGCGCCGACCTGGCTCGAATCGCGCATGCCCTCTACGACGCGAACACCTCGGGTCAGATGCAGCTGTTGGGAGAGGTCCTGACACAGATGGAGATCAGCGTCGACGACCGGCTCGCCTGGATCCGGGTGACGCAGTCGCAGCTGCAGCGGACCCGAACGACCCTGGAAGATACCGAGGACTTTGTGAACTATCCCCGCTCCATTGAAAAGGTCGAGGTGGCGATCTTCTTCCGGGAAGCGGGCCCCGACCAATATAAGATCAGCTTTCGCTCCCAGGGAAAGGTCGATGTGGCACTCCTGGCAAAGCGGCTCGGCGGCGGGGGGCATACCTATGCGGCCGGCTGTACCTGCTTCGGCGCCTGGGAACAGGTCAAGGAGCGGGTTCTCTCTACCGCACGGGAAGCGATCTACGACGTCTCGGGCGCGGTGAGATGA